From Homo sapiens chromosome 6, GRCh38.p14 Primary Assembly, the proteins below share one genomic window:
- the ABRACL gene encoding costars family protein ABRACL isoform X2 translates to MNVDHEVNLLVEEIHRLGSKNADGKLSVKFGVLFRDDKCANLFEALVGTLKAAKRRKIVTYPGELLLQGVHDDVDIILLQD, encoded by the exons ATGaatgtggatcacgaggttaaccTCTTAGTGGAGGAAATTCATCGTTTGGGTTCAAAAA ATGCTGATGGAAAGTTAAGCGTGAAATTTGGGGTCCTCTTCCGTGATGATAAATGTGCCAACCTCTTTGAAGCATTGGTAGGAACTCTTAAAGCTGCAAAACGAAGGAAGATTGTAACATATCCAGGAGAGCTGCTTCTGCAAGGTGTTCATGATGATGTTGACATTATATTACTGCAAGATTAA